Sequence from the Prunus persica cultivar Lovell chromosome G5, Prunus_persica_NCBIv2, whole genome shotgun sequence genome:
CACCACTAATTCATCagtttttaccttttttacaTAGTTTTAACCCAAATATACGTACCAGGGTCACCACTATTTCATTTCTAAGATGCGATTCCGTCAATCTTTACAAAGTTTTGACCCAAATATACGTACCTAAGTTTGTTTTCACTGCGAACATTAAGTCACCTAAAAACTCTTCAGATATGCCTTGTTAATTCATTGCTACTATATTACACATAAAAAGGGGGTAAGTTGTCAGCCTCAAATGGGAGAAAGAGGCCGAGATTTATCGGAAaccatattttgttatttatttttcattgctCTTTAAGTCCCTCTAGCATCAGGGAGCATCAGAAATTCTAATCCAGTAAAAACCAACGAGAAACCATGTGGTTTATACACATGATATTGGATGAAACCTTATAGCATTACAACTTTTATATCAAACCGTATAACTTGGTTTTTATTCGTAAAAGAAGAATTCAGTTACAACTATCATATGTTTGTAATGGCAATCACCAAATGCCATAGGAATTATGATATGAAATTGCAATAGAATCAAACATAGGCAATGATTCTCAATTTGaatagaaaaaacaaagaaatcaatGAATCATCAAATTACCTCCTCAATGCAAAATGCATATCCAATTCCAAATCAGACAATCTTCCCTTGCTTCATCTACTCTTCTGTTGAAGCCTTGGAGCTCCGAAAACCCTTCTTCAACTCGGCAACTCTCTTCATACAAGCCGCCTTCGACTTCCCAGGCACAGCAGCTGCAACCTTCTCCCACCTCATCGACACATCCTTGGGAAACGCCTTCAGGGCATTGAGCAATGCAATGTCTTCAGTTGAAGCCCAACTCACCCCACCACCATTGCTCTCTTTCTTCACTTCACCATTTTCCACCACCAACTCATCACCCAAGTCTTGACTCTCACTCTCGATTTTCTTGTCATTGGGCTTACGCTTCTTCAAAAACTCTGCATAAGAATCTGAATCAGTCACTTTCTTCTCTCCCAATTCTTTGGCCTTCTTGATCACACTCTCCACCTTATGCTTTCCCCGAAACGACTCGGAAATAACCTCCCACCGTCTCAGCTTCCCTACCGGGTACTTCAAGAGCAGTTTCTTCAAAAACTCAACATCCTCTTCAACCCACTCCGTCTCTTCATCAAACACCATAGACCCATTACCATTACCTTCGGAAACCTCAcgctttttctcttctctcacaGGCCCATTAACAGTTTCGGCCACCGGTGTCGAATCTGTGCCCAATTCATCAAATCGACGCGGCTTTGATCTCTTTTGAGACACCCTCTTCTTCGATTCCTCCTCTACTTGGGTTGTGATTTCAGGGAGGTCGAGGATTTGGCCGTGACCGACGCTGATGTCACCACCGGTGACTGAAGCGGGAGCGAAGGGGCCGACGAGGATGGAGAGAGCAACCCAGATGAGGAGAGATTGGTAGGGTTCGGattggaggaagaagaaggagagacCCAGTAATAGAATTGAGAGTAATATTGTAAAGGCAATGAATGGTTTGTTGAGATTCTTGTAATGGGGTTCTGGGTCTGTGGCTGAAGAAGCCACTGCTTTCGATTGGAAGAGGAACCTTGGCCTTGCGTCCTCGTCCAAAAACTCCATCGTTGGATCTCAGAGCTAAGCTAAACAGAGAGCCTCATATATATAGTAGTCCATGTAGGTTCAAAAAGTCATATGTGACGGCGTCGTTTATGTGACTTACAGCCACACTCAAAGTCGTATAACTTGGGGGGCTgtcatttcttttcatttttacttGGGTCCTTAAAGTTGAAGCCTTTAGAAACTGTTAACTTTTTGAAAACCAGTTAATGCGCGCCTCATTTTGCCGACCCCTCTGTTTTACCTTCTCAGAAACCTTAGTCAAACTTCGATGCTTTGATTTATATTGCCGATGTTATGAAACCCAGATTgcattttcaagaacccataATGCAAAACTCACTTCTGATGATTCACAGCTTCTTCATTGTCTTTCCCAAAATCTATTTGGAGAGGCACGCAAGCTGCTTGAGAAATTGCCTGCAAGAAATAGCCATGGCCGTGTTGTTCACTGGACTTCTTTGCTTACAAAATACTCGAGAAGTGGTTGCGTTGATGAGGCTCGGATGCTCTTTGAGATCATGCCAGAGAGGAACATTGTGACTTATAATGCGATGTTGTCAGGGTATGTCCAATCTGGGAGGTTGAATGAGGGCTGGCGGTTCTTTGAGGAGATGCCAGAGAGAAATGTTGTATCGTGGACTTCAGTGCTCTGTGGGTTAGCAGATGCGGGGAGGATTGATGAGGCGCGGGGATTGTTTGATGCGATGCCAGAGAGGAATGTTGTTTCTTGGAATTCCATGATTGCTGGGTTGATTAGGAATGGGGATTTGGATGGAGCAAGGCGGGTTTTTGAGCAAATGCCGATGAAGAATGTTGTTTCTTGGAATGCCATGATTTCTGGGTATGCTGAGCATTGTAGAATGGAAGAAGCAAGAGTGTTATTTGATGAGATGGTGGATCGGAATGTGATTACGTGGACTAGCATGATATCTGGTTACTGTAGGTCTGGTAATGTGGATGAGGGCTAttctttgtttcaaaaaaTGCCTGAGAGGAATGTTGTTTCTTGGACAGCCATGATTGGTGGCTTTGCTTGGAATGGCTTCTATAAAGAAGCTCTATCACTATTTCTTAAATTGAAGGGGAACTGTGACACAAAACCGAATGGAGAGACCTTTATATCGCTTGTATATGCTTGTGCAGGTATTGATGTGCCTAATCTTGGCAAGCAACTACATGCTCAGTTGATTGTGAACGGTTGGGAGTATGATGATTATGATGGCAGATTATCAAAGAGCCTCATTCACATGTACTCAGCCTTTGGTATCATGAATTCTGCgtactttatttttatcaagaATTCAAGTAATTGTACAGCTCAGTCTTGCAATTCCATGATTAATGGTTACATACAGATTGGACA
This genomic interval carries:
- the LOC18776590 gene encoding dnaJ homolog subfamily C member 2, which encodes MEFLDEDARPRFLFQSKAVASSATDPEPHYKNLNKPFIAFTILLSILLLGLSFFFLQSEPYQSLLIWVALSILVGPFAPASVTGGDISVGHGQILDLPEITTQVEEESKKRVSQKRSKPRRFDELGTDSTPVAETVNGPVREEKKREVSEGNGNGSMVFDEETEWVEEDVEFLKKLLLKYPVGKLRRWEVISESFRGKHKVESVIKKAKELGEKKVTDSDSYAEFLKKRKPNDKKIESESQDLGDELVVENGEVKKESNGGGVSWASTEDIALLNALKAFPKDVSMRWEKVAAAVPGKSKAACMKRVAELKKGFRSSKASTEE
- the LOC18778006 gene encoding pentatricopeptide repeat-containing protein At1g32415, mitochondrial — protein: MRASFCRPLCFTFSETLVKLRCFDLYCRCYETQIAFSRTHNAKLTSDDSQLLHCLSQNLFGEARKLLEKLPARNSHGRVVHWTSLLTKYSRSGCVDEARMLFEIMPERNIVTYNAMLSGYVQSGRLNEGWRFFEEMPERNVVSWTSVLCGLADAGRIDEARGLFDAMPERNVVSWNSMIAGLIRNGDLDGARRVFEQMPMKNVVSWNAMISGYAEHCRMEEARVLFDEMVDRNVITWTSMISGYCRSGNVDEGYSLFQKMPERNVVSWTAMIGGFAWNGFYKEALSLFLKLKGNCDTKPNGETFISLVYACAGIDVPNLGKQLHAQLIVNGWEYDDYDGRLSKSLIHMYSAFGIMNSAYFIFIKNSSNCTAQSCNSMINGYIQIGQLARAQHFFDNLPIRDKISWTSMITGYFSVGQVSKACYLFQIMPDRDAVAWTAMISGHIQNELFAEATDFFSEMRSEGVSPLNSTYSVLLGAAGAMAYLDPGRQFHGLLIKTQYESDLFINNSLISMYAKCGEIDDAYRAFSNMSLRDLISWNSMIMGFSDHGHANETLKIYECMVKSGTRPNSVTFLGILSACSHAGLVHRGWEFFNAMSNIYAIQPALEHYVCMVNLLGRAGKVKEAEEFVSRLPFKSDHAVLGALLGVCGFGETNAEVARYAAKQLLELDPLNAPAHVVLCNIYAANGQHIEEKLLRREMGLKGVRKVPGCSWIVLQGRVNVFLSGDKLLSQVDEMLSLVFGTIGQNHKMGRNM